In Planctomycetota bacterium, the DNA window CGATCCTGGCGGTTGAACTCCAGGTTGAGCCGCTCGGGCGTGTTGATCTCGGTGGTTTCCTTCTGGGCGTTGAACACGCGGAGGTTCTCGGCCGCCGCCCGCCGCGTGGACGAGGCATCGCCGATGAGCGCGTAGTTCAGGTTGACCCGCCGCAGCGAGGAGTTGACCTGTGCGGTGATGTCCTGCACCGTGTTGCGGTAGGCGATGGCCGCCTGCCACTGCTGCAGCCGCCGCTCGTCCCGCAGCGCCTCGGCGTCGCGGTTGCCGATGGGAAGCTCGAAGTCCACGCCGAAGATGTAGCTCTGCCGGCTCTGCCGCCACGCCTCGACGAAGGCCGTGTTCAGGTCGTCCTCGAGCGCGAAGAACTCGATCTGGGCGTTGAGGTCCAGCCGGGGCAGCAAGCCGTTCTCGGCCGTCCGCAGGCGGATCGCCGTCGAATCCAGCGACAGCAGCGCCTGGGTCATCTCGGGCCGCCGCCGCAGCGCCGACTGGAGGGCGTCGAAGTAGCCGTACTCGATGGCCTGGTCTACGGGCGTATCCACCGGGGCGAGCAGCACCGTGCCGCCAACGGGGTACCTCGGGTCGCTCATCAGCACCTTGAGGTTGTCGCTCGCGTCGCGGACCGCCGTCTGCGCCTGCCGGAGCGTCTGCCGTCGATCGGCCACCGTGGCGTCGGCGTCGGCGACCTCGGCGGGGTCGGCGTCGAACCCCGCGCGGATCCGCACCTCGCGGCGGGTCTCCTCGCCCCGATCGACCAGCCGCTGCAGCACCCGCAGCGTGTGGTGCGCCTGCCAGAGGTCCCAGTAGGCCGTCTCGACTTGCGTCACAACGTTGATGGCCTCGGCCTTGACGTTGGCGACCTGCTCCCGCTCGTCGTTGCGGGCGATCAGCAGCGCCTCCTGTGCCACGTCGGTGCCGAAGCCCCGCAGCAGCGGCTGGGTGCCCTGGATGGTGAAGGTCGTCTCCCACGCCGGGTCCGGCGTGAACGTCAGCGCCGGCGAGTCGGGCGTCAGCACGTCGGTGTAGCGGAACTCCTGCTCCACCGCGAAGGTGCCGCCGATCCGCGTCTGCTTCCGCAGGCCCAGCGAGGTCTCGAAGATGTCCCGCGTATCGCGGGCGGCCTGGAAGGCGCTGCCGCTGATGACCTGCGTCTCCAGCGTGCTGAAGGTCGCGTCACCGAACAAGACCCAGTCGAAGACGGCCTCGGCCCGGACGACCGCCGCCTCGGCGACCGCGGGGTCGAGCCGCGTGAACTGCAGCGACAGGTTGTGCTCGGCGGCGGCCTTGATGGCCTGCTCCAGGTTGATGGTGGCGACCCGCTGCGGGCGGCCCAGCAGGTCCGCGCCGAAGTCGCCCGTGCCCTCCTCGTACGTGTCGATGCCGCCCAGCGCCTCGACCTCGTCGAGGAACCGCTCGTCGATCTGGACCTCGTCCTCGCCCCGCTCGACGGGCCGCGGACCGGCATCCTCCCGGGCGTCGCGCAGCTCGCTCAGCAGGCCCTCCACGAGCGACCGCTCGATGCGGTCGCTCCGCGGCCCCAGCGGCGGCGCGGCACAACCGCCAGCAAGCGCCAGCAAGACGACGGGAGCGGCGATCCGTTTCACCTTCGAACGCATGCGGCTGTCCCTTGGGAGGGGCGTGATCCCCGCACGCCCCACAGGGCGGGGATCGGCGGTGGGTCTCGGAGGGAAGGACGCCCGGGCGAGGCGGCCGGCCCGGGCGAGGCGTGGGGCAAGTCTAAGCACCCTTCTAACCGCGGGCCGCCGGCGATGCCGATGCTACCTGCGGACACCCGCTCCGGCCGACACCCATCGGACGCCACCGGGGCGTATGTTTGTCCCAAGCCGGCCGGAGGTGCCGCCCCCGGCGATCGTGCGGCCGAGACCCCAGGAGCCCGACCGGGCGCCGGGACCGAGGCCGCCGCAGATGCGATCGCCAGCAACTCGGACATGGAGGGTCCCATGCTCATCGCGATCCAATCCCGGACACTGGCAGTGATGCTCGCCCTGGCGTGCCTCGCGATGCTCGGCAACCCCGGCACCGCGCAGGCGCAGGTCCGCGACGTCGATCCGTACTACGTCACCGTCGCGGCCGACAACACGCCGCTCCGCTCGGGCGACCTGCGGAGCTACTACCCCGTCGCGACGCTCGCCCCGGGCGTCGTGCTCCGCGTCACCGGCGCCGGCGAGCGGTGGCTCCGCGTCGAGTACCCAGCCGGGCTGTCGGCCCTGGCCCGCGCGGACCGCGCCACGCTCGACGAGACCCGGCGCACCGTCACGCTCAGCGCCGACGGACGCCTCAAGGCGCTCAGCGACACCAAGTACGGCATCGACGGCTCCTTCCGCGATGTGCAGGGGCCCGTGCTGCCCGCCGGCACCACGCTCCAATACCTCCGCACCGAGACCAGCAGCCGTGGCACGGTGTTCTACGTCGTTCGCGCACCGCGGGCGTCGGCGGGCTTCCTCGAGCCCGGCCAGGTCCGCCGCGCCACCCAGGACGAGATCGAGCGGCACGAAGCAAGCCTGCCCCGCGACCAGCGCACCACGACTCTGCGCACGCCGTCGCCTACCGAACGGTCCACGCAGCCGCAAGCCACACCTCCACAAGCCACGCCACAAGACGCATCTCCGCAGGTCACGCCGGCACGCGAGACGTCGCAGCCCGCGCTCACCCGGCAACCGGAGTCCGATCCGGCCGGCGTCTCCCTCCTTGAGGACATGAACCCCGCGCCGGCGCAGTCCGATCCAGTCCAGGCGCAGGGCACGCCCGCGAGTCCGCCATCCACCGAGCCCGTGCAGCGCGCGGCGCGGCAGGCCCCACCGCAAGCCGGCAACGGCCGCGCGACCGCCCGACCCGGAGCTGCGCTCGATGACCTCGCCTCGATCGACGACCTCATGGTCGCCTTCGAGTCGGTCCGCCGCCAGGGCAACCGCGAGGCGGAGATCGAGGAACTCATCGCCCAGTTCGAGCGCACGCTCGCGTCGCTGTCCGACGACGCCGAGAACCAGGCCGTCCGCCGCTGGATCGAGCAGCGTGTCCAGCTCCTGGAGATTCGACGCAACGTGCAGCGCCGCCTCGGTAGCCTCGAGCGCGCCCAGGCAGCGCTCCAGGACGGCATCGGCGACCGCGAGCTGGCCGCCCAGCGGCTCCGCCAGCTGGCGATCTACGAGTACGTCGGCGTGCTGCAGCGCAGCGCCGTGTACGACGGCGACCGCCTCCCGCTCATGTACCGCCTCGTCACCGTCGGCGAGCCGCTGCCCCGCACCCTCGGCTATCTCGAGCCCAGCGACGAGTTCAACCTCGATCGCATGGTCGGGCAGGTCATCGGCGTGAACGGCCCGGCGCGGCAGGCCAGCGACCTGCAGCTCAACGCCATCCGCGCCACGCTCGTCGAATCGCTCGCCCCGGACGGCGAGACCACCGTGCGCTACGCCACCGAGAGCGACAATTAGCCCGGCAAGCCGGCCAAGCATCGGCATCCACGCATCCAGCCCGCGAGAAGTCTCGCCGCGCCGCGGGCCATACACTGCCGCGTGACCCCGGATGCGCGATCCACGACGCCGGCCACCGCCATGGGGGCCGGCCTGTCGCCGCTGGAAGACGCCGAGCACGCCGCCAACCAGGCCTGCACGCGCGCCGCCGAGCAACTCGGCGAACGCACCGCCGGCCTCGTGTTCGTCTTCTTCTCCGCCGCACACCGCGAGCGGGCGGGCCTCATCGCCAGCGCCAGCAGGCGCGTGTTCCCGGATGCCGCCATCGTGGGTTGCTCGGCCGAGTCCGTCCTGGCCGGCACGACGGAGCTCGAGCGGCGGCCCGGCATCTCGGTGCTCGCGTCGGCCCTGCCGGGCGTCGAGGCCCGCGTCTTCCCGCTCGAGCGGATCGCCGCCGTCGAGCCGCGCAACCCCAGCCGCACCGAGCGGCTCCGCGCCTCGCTGGGCATGACCCACGAGCACCGCGCGACCTTCGTGCTCGCCGATCCCTTCGGCACCCCGCTCGCCGGCGTGCTGGCGGGACTGGACGCGGCATCCTCGCTCGGGCTCGCGGACGAGGAGCCCCGGCCGCCGATCATGGGCGGCGTCGCCTCGGCCAACAACCGCGCGGGCGGCAACGCCTTCCTCATCGATGGCGCCGTCATCCGCGACGGGGGCGTCGGCGTATCCCTCAACGGACCCGTACGGGTCGATTGCGTGGTGAGCCAGGGGTGCCGCCCCATCGGCGAGAACCACGTCGTGACGCGTGCCCGGGGCAACGTCATCTACGAACTCGGCGGCCGCCGAGCCTTCGATATCGTCCGCGAGACCATCGCCGAGATGCCCGAGGAGGATCGCCAGTTGCTCGCCCGCGGCGTGTTTCTTGGCGTGGCCGTCGACGAGCACCGACCCCGCTTCGGCCGGGGCGACTTCGCCATCCGCGGCGTGGTGTCCGCCGATGAGGGCGACGGCTCCATCGCCATCAGCGAGAACATCCGCGTCGGCCAGACCGTCCGCATGCACGCCCGCGATGCCGAGACCGCCCACGAGGATCTCGAGCTGCTGCTCGATGCCCAGAAGCTCCACGACCATCCCGCGGGCTGCCTGCTGGTGACCTGCAACGGCCGGGGCACGCGGCTCTTCGACCAGCCCAACCACGACGCCAACGTCGTCCGCCGCGCCTTCGAGACCGTCCGCCGCGGATCGCCCGTGATCGGCCCGCCGCCGCAGGGCCCTGGCGCGCCCATGCCCATCGCGGGCTTCTTCGCCGCCGGCGAGATCGGGCCGATCCAGGGCCGGCCGCTGCTGCACGGCCACACCGCCTGCGCCGCTCTCTTCCGCGGCGTCGCACCCTAGCCGCCATGCACGCCAAGACGCTGCTGTGCGTGCCCATCCTCGTCGACACGCCCGAGCGCGCCCGCGAGGAGGCCGAGCACGCGCGGCTCGCCGGCGCCGAACTTGTCGAATACCGGCTCGACGCGTGCTACGGGGGCCGGCCCGAGGAGATCGAGGCGCTCCTGCGGCTCGTCGCCGGCTCGCCGCTGCCGTGCATCGCCACGTGTCGCCCGGTCTGGGAGGGCGGCGAGTACCGGGGGGACGAGGACGCGCGGCTCGAGCTGCTCCGTGCGCTCGCGCACGCCGATCGGCCGCCGAGGTACATCGATATCGAGCTCGCCGCGATCGAGAAGGCCGGGGCGCTCCCGCTTGAGCGCGGCAACGAGGACGCCGAGCCGCGTCTGGTGCTGAGCATCCACGACTTCGAGGGACGCCCGCCCGATCTCGCGCGACGCCTGCTGCGGCTGCACGAGCGGCCCGCCTCGGTGCACAAGATCGCCTTTCGCGCGCGCAGCGTCCGCGACAACCTGGAGCTGTTCGGCCTGCTCGCGCAGCGCAACCGCCCCACCATCGCCCTGGGCATGGGCCGCTTCGGCCTGGCATCCCGCGTGCTTGCGCCCAAGTTCGGCGGCTTCCTGACCTTCGCGCCGCTGCGCGCCGATGCCGCGACCGCGCCCGGCCAGGCGACGCTGGCCGAACTGCTGGAGACCTACCGCATCCGATCCGTGGGCCCCCGCACCCGCGTCTTCGGCGTCGTCGGCGACCCCGTCGAGCACTCGCTGTCGCCCGCCCTCCACAACGCCGGGTTCGACCGCGTGGGCTTCGACGGCGTCTACGTCCCGCTGCCGGTCGCCGAGGGATACGAGTCGCTCAAGGCCTCGCTCGGCGAGCTGCTCGACCACGAGGGTCTCGACCTCACGGGCGTCAGCGTCACCATGCCGCACAAGCGGACCCTCGTCCGGCTCGCCGCCGAGCGCGGCTGGCAGCTGGACGACTTCGCCGCGCTCTGCGGATCCGCCAATACGCTCGTGCGAAGCGAGCCGGGCGCAACGCCGCTGGTGACCAACACCGACGGCCCCGCGGTCGTGGAGTGCCTCGAGCGCGCGGGACTCGCGCTCGTCGGATCCCGCGTGCTCGTCGTCGGCGCGGGCGGCATGGCCCGCGCCGCGGCGCTCGCGCTCTCGCGGACGGGCGCGACCATAACGGTGCACAGCCGGACATCCGAGCGCGCCGCCGAGGTCGCCGAGATGGTCCGCGCTGCCGGCGGCGACGCCGCGACGCTCGATGAGATCACCGAGAACGAAGTCTCCGGCCTTGCGGCGATCGTGCACGCCACCCCGGTGGGCATGACGGACGGCCCCGCGGCCGGAGGCCTGGCCGTCCCGGTCGACGCCATCGACGCGCTGCCGCGGGAAGCTCTGGTCGTCGAGACGATCTACCACCCCGTCGACACGCCCCTGTTGCGCACCGTCCGGGAGCGCGGGCTCCGCGTCGTCGACGGGCTCGACGTATTCGCGGCCCAGGCGGCCGCCCAGTTCGAGCTCTTCACGAACGGCTCGGCGCCACGAGAAGTGTTCGACGCGATGCTCCGGGAACGGTCAGGGAGCCAGGGTCCCTAGGCCGTTGGCAGCACGGCCGAAACGCCGCCCCCGCCCGCCCGGGCGCTCGCGTCCACCAGCGTACGGAAGGCCTCGGACAGCAGGATCGAGCGATCCTCCGCGGGCACGTGGCCGAACATCAGGTCGATAGCGCCCATGCGCGTACGGTCGGCCGATCCCGGCTCGGTCGCCCAGACCACGCCATCCACGGACGCGCCGGCGTCGTCGATCGCCGCCAGCGTGGCCTCGAACAGCAGCACCGATCCGGGCAGCACGTCGAACGCCAGGTCGGCCCGCTTCACCTTCGCCAGCACGACGCTATCGCGGAAGCCGCGGGCCTCGCCCGCCAGCAGGCCGCCCGCCTGCGCC includes these proteins:
- a CDS encoding TolC family protein; its protein translation is MRSKVKRIAAPVVLLALAGGCAAPPLGPRSDRIERSLVEGLLSELRDAREDAGPRPVERGEDEVQIDERFLDEVEALGGIDTYEEGTGDFGADLLGRPQRVATINLEQAIKAAAEHNLSLQFTRLDPAVAEAAVVRAEAVFDWVLFGDATFSTLETQVISGSAFQAARDTRDIFETSLGLRKQTRIGGTFAVEQEFRYTDVLTPDSPALTFTPDPAWETTFTIQGTQPLLRGFGTDVAQEALLIARNDEREQVANVKAEAINVVTQVETAYWDLWQAHHTLRVLQRLVDRGEETRREVRIRAGFDADPAEVADADATVADRRQTLRQAQTAVRDASDNLKVLMSDPRYPVGGTVLLAPVDTPVDQAIEYGYFDALQSALRRRPEMTQALLSLDSTAIRLRTAENGLLPRLDLNAQIEFFALEDDLNTAFVEAWRQSRQSYIFGVDFELPIGNRDAEALRDERRLQQWQAAIAYRNTVQDITAQVNSSLRRVNLNYALIGDASSTRRAAAENLRVFNAQKETTEINTPERLNLEFNRQDRLAAAEQSEAAALADYVTSIAELHAAMGTALERNGIRFIVPDRDELLRERR
- a CDS encoding FIST N-terminal domain-containing protein; translated protein: MTPDARSTTPATAMGAGLSPLEDAEHAANQACTRAAEQLGERTAGLVFVFFSAAHRERAGLIASASRRVFPDAAIVGCSAESVLAGTTELERRPGISVLASALPGVEARVFPLERIAAVEPRNPSRTERLRASLGMTHEHRATFVLADPFGTPLAGVLAGLDAASSLGLADEEPRPPIMGGVASANNRAGGNAFLIDGAVIRDGGVGVSLNGPVRVDCVVSQGCRPIGENHVVTRARGNVIYELGGRRAFDIVRETIAEMPEEDRQLLARGVFLGVAVDEHRPRFGRGDFAIRGVVSADEGDGSIAISENIRVGQTVRMHARDAETAHEDLELLLDAQKLHDHPAGCLLVTCNGRGTRLFDQPNHDANVVRRAFETVRRGSPVIGPPPQGPGAPMPIAGFFAAGEIGPIQGRPLLHGHTACAALFRGVAP
- a CDS encoding type I 3-dehydroquinate dehydratase, which produces MHAKTLLCVPILVDTPERAREEAEHARLAGAELVEYRLDACYGGRPEEIEALLRLVAGSPLPCIATCRPVWEGGEYRGDEDARLELLRALAHADRPPRYIDIELAAIEKAGALPLERGNEDAEPRLVLSIHDFEGRPPDLARRLLRLHERPASVHKIAFRARSVRDNLELFGLLAQRNRPTIALGMGRFGLASRVLAPKFGGFLTFAPLRADAATAPGQATLAELLETYRIRSVGPRTRVFGVVGDPVEHSLSPALHNAGFDRVGFDGVYVPLPVAEGYESLKASLGELLDHEGLDLTGVSVTMPHKRTLVRLAAERGWQLDDFAALCGSANTLVRSEPGATPLVTNTDGPAVVECLERAGLALVGSRVLVVGAGGMARAAALALSRTGATITVHSRTSERAAEVAEMVRAAGGDAATLDEITENEVSGLAAIVHATPVGMTDGPAAGGLAVPVDAIDALPREALVVETIYHPVDTPLLRTVRERGLRVVDGLDVFAAQAAAQFELFTNGSAPREVFDAMLRERSGSQGP
- a CDS encoding beta-hydroxyacyl-ACP dehydratase, which translates into the protein MRWLWIDRILEFEPGRRLVAAKAVSLSEPHLHDHFAAGESGAALPVMPGPLILEGMAQAGGLLAGEARGFRDSVVLAKVKRADLAFDVLPGSVLLFEATLAAIDDAGASVDGVVWATEPGSADRTRMGAIDLMFGHVPAEDRSILLSEAFRTLVDASARAGGGGVSAVLPTA